The proteins below are encoded in one region of Pseudomonas sp. SCB32:
- a CDS encoding AEC family transporter encodes MLALLLQTFGITAPVFAMLFLGVLLRRVGAINPEFIQTASALVFNATMPAMLFLGIYHSDLHSAARPALLLYFCVATLAGFLLAWGWSIWRVPRADRGVYTQGAFRGNNGIIGLALATNLYGDHGLALGSVLAALVILCYNTLSSVVLAIYSPSMKSDPWSILKSVLRNPLILGVLAALPFSWLQIALPAWLLTSADYFAQMTLPLALICIGGTLSLASLRESGALAVSASLMKMVWLPLLCTSGAWLCGFRGAELGVLFLYFASPTAAASFVMARAANGNHELAASIIVITTLAAAVTTNFGIFLLQWGGWM; translated from the coding sequence ATGCTCGCACTCCTGCTCCAGACCTTCGGCATCACCGCCCCGGTCTTCGCCATGCTGTTCCTTGGCGTGCTGCTGCGCCGCGTGGGAGCGATCAATCCGGAGTTCATCCAGACCGCCTCGGCGCTGGTGTTCAATGCCACCATGCCGGCGATGCTGTTCCTCGGCATCTATCATTCCGACCTGCACAGCGCGGCGCGTCCGGCGTTGCTGCTGTACTTCTGCGTGGCGACCCTGGCGGGCTTCCTGCTTGCCTGGGGCTGGTCGATCTGGCGGGTGCCCCGTGCCGATCGCGGCGTCTATACCCAGGGGGCGTTTCGCGGCAACAACGGCATCATCGGCCTGGCGCTGGCGACCAACCTCTACGGAGATCACGGCCTGGCGCTGGGCTCGGTCCTCGCCGCCCTGGTGATCCTCTGCTACAACACGCTCTCGTCGGTGGTGCTGGCGATCTACAGCCCAAGCATGAAGTCCGACCCCTGGAGCATCCTCAAGAGCGTGCTGCGCAACCCGTTGATACTCGGCGTGCTGGCGGCGCTGCCGTTTTCCTGGCTGCAGATCGCGCTGCCAGCCTGGCTGCTGACCTCCGCCGACTATTTCGCCCAGATGACCCTGCCGCTGGCGCTGATCTGCATCGGTGGCACGCTGTCACTGGCCTCGCTGCGGGAAAGCGGTGCTCTGGCGGTCAGCGCCAGCCTGATGAAGATGGTCTGGCTGCCGCTGCTGTGCACGTCCGGCGCCTGGCTGTGCGGCTTTCGCGGGGCCGAACTGGGCGTGCTGTTCCTCTACTTCGCCAGCCCGACGGCGGCCGCCAGCTTCGTGATGGCCCGTGCGGCGAACGGCAACCATGAGCTGGCTGCCTCGATCATCGTGATCACCACCCTGGCGGCGGCGGTGACCACCAATTTCGGCATCTTCCTGCTGCAGTGGGGCGGCTGGATGTGA
- a CDS encoding DUF1175 domain-containing protein → MIRKPLTLLAGLLVATLAQATEPALDAQQTQVFRAWFVRIAEEQLHRGPNPRWYQQDCAGLVRFAANEALKVHDAKWLRANGMSNRYLPPELELTGEQRNLAQTWQQGGGKTGPYVNAIKLIQYNSQLVGRDLNQARPGDLMFFDQGDDQHLMIWMGRDIAYHTGTRTVTDNGMRSVSLQQLMTWKDTRWIPDESNPNFIGVYRLSFLTR, encoded by the coding sequence GTGATCCGAAAGCCCCTCACGCTGCTCGCAGGTCTGCTCGTCGCCACGCTGGCGCAGGCGACGGAGCCTGCGCTGGATGCGCAGCAGACCCAGGTGTTCCGCGCCTGGTTCGTGCGCATCGCCGAGGAGCAGCTGCATCGCGGCCCGAACCCGCGCTGGTACCAGCAGGACTGCGCGGGGCTGGTGCGCTTCGCCGCCAACGAGGCGCTGAAGGTGCACGACGCCAAGTGGCTGCGCGCCAACGGCATGTCCAACCGCTACCTGCCGCCGGAGCTGGAGCTCACCGGCGAGCAGCGCAACCTGGCGCAAACCTGGCAGCAGGGCGGTGGCAAGACCGGCCCCTACGTCAACGCGATCAAACTCATTCAGTACAACAGCCAGCTCGTCGGCCGCGACCTCAACCAGGCGCGGCCGGGCGACCTGATGTTCTTCGACCAGGGCGATGACCAGCATCTGATGATCTGGATGGGCCGCGACATCGCTTATCACACCGGCACTCGTACGGTGACCGACAACGGCATGCGCTCGGTCAGCCTGCAACAACTCATGACATGGAAGGACACCCGATGGATACCCGACGAATCCAATCCCAACTTTATCGGCGTCTATCGCTTGTCCTTCCTGACCCGATGA
- a CDS encoding alpha-2-macroglobulin has translation MNALRGIAAALACAGLFAAAPAIVQADDEVPASNYTPMAGESFFLLADSSFASDEVAKVRLEAPGRDYRRYRMEPYGGADIRVYRIDKPLDFLKRQKNLHRVLSEGQFKGEGLSNTLAYLWDNWYRKSRRVMQRTFSYESRKQVTEVVPELKMGNAIAAPTPYDPQPQYAPIPGLPMVSQFRYPLWDAKPIQPPKDVTLMGSSSEFINVAPGNVYVPLGKLKPGLYLVEALVGKYRATTVVFVSNSVAVSKIAGNELLVWTARKHEGTPVGGAKVLWTDGLGVMSSGSSDADGLLRLQHVSPERSFVIGEDEEGGVFVSENFYYDSEIYDTKLYAFTDRPLYRPGDWVSLKIVGREFKNSRESQSPQSAPLRLSVIDAAGTTLQTLDLKYDAKSGTNGRFQLPANAVAGGYELRFDYRDQTYSSAFRVAEYIKPHFEISLDLAKPDFKTGEPVKGNLILLYPDGKPVANARLELSLRAQQLSMVDNELQYLGQFPVELSSSELTTDAQGRAAIDLPAAEKPSRYMLTVFASDGAAYRVKTSKEILIERGAARYRVSAPQRFSAAGDKVEFTYAAEQQTQVLPTAYRWLRLEDRSSGDGAVADGKFAITFDRPGTYSIELRDKAGQLLGGTGHSVSGDGVKAVPGTVEIVLDKAEYKAGEEALALITFPEPVDDALLSLERDKVEATALLSKGGDWLKLERLNPTQYRARIPVKAEFSPNLTFSVLYTRSGDYSFQNAGIKVAVPQVDIAVSTDKERYEPGETVTVNLDTTYAGKPVSSHLTVSVVDEMIYALQPEIAPGIDQFFYHPRRNNVRTSASLSFISYDVALPGTPSAPGRANRSERGVKVLERPRREEVDTAAWEPELVTDANGKAKFTFRMPDSLTRWRITARAMDDEGQVGQKKQFIRSEKPLYLKWSGPKRFRTGDAPDLGLFVFNQGEQDTKAELLIRANGEEKTQALELKRGVNYIALPQQPLSDGDWSVELRQDGQVRDSLGVHFSLVADSWQVLQSKPLQVNAQNTPLQLPADARDVTLRLDDSAQALLRGNLDSLLNYPWGGVEQTASQLLPLSIAYPMLASGEPRVRDRLRLILQTSRLRLVQMAGPDAYFTWWGGEDNDAFLTAYAYYADWYASRALEIQLPPDHWQRVLELYSARATATPLLQRALILAFARDMQLPVQTLVSGLLTDLENAGNGEAAKSVNDFDSVDSLVMGQPDSELGLAVARVLAASLAEQSKVALPQGFAKQLDAARLKVNTSEQPFARAVQLYGGPLDANRARSLLLSLAPQQSTVERALALAWMQRAVAAAPAAELPKPVADWKEGRSTTGDAFWKWQGKDVPAQLDLSAAPSRPLNASVTFRSAEAPASQLPVTIKRRLLRLVPGDDAFAFNAEELGDKPLSSDELYLDEVTLTTEQAQALRYGMLEVPLPPGADVERTTWGLQISGLGGVEATSLERARNEPGDLFYGVPIDTLGGELRFRHLVRFSQKGEFVLPPARYQRLYAPQEQALEQQPALAKIKVQ, from the coding sequence ATGAACGCGCTGCGCGGTATTGCCGCTGCCCTGGCCTGCGCCGGCCTGTTCGCCGCCGCCCCCGCAATCGTGCAGGCGGACGACGAGGTCCCGGCGAGCAACTACACGCCCATGGCCGGCGAGTCGTTCTTCCTGCTCGCCGACTCAAGCTTCGCCTCCGACGAAGTGGCCAAGGTGCGCCTCGAAGCGCCGGGCCGCGATTACCGCCGTTACCGCATGGAGCCATACGGCGGCGCGGATATCCGCGTCTACCGCATCGACAAGCCGCTGGACTTCCTCAAGCGCCAGAAGAACCTGCACCGCGTGCTGTCCGAAGGGCAGTTCAAGGGCGAAGGCCTGTCCAACACCCTGGCCTACCTGTGGGACAACTGGTACCGCAAGTCGCGTCGGGTGATGCAGCGGACCTTCTCCTACGAGTCGCGCAAGCAGGTCACCGAAGTGGTGCCGGAGCTGAAGATGGGCAACGCCATCGCCGCGCCGACGCCCTATGATCCGCAACCGCAGTACGCGCCGATCCCCGGCCTGCCGATGGTCAGCCAGTTCCGCTACCCGCTGTGGGACGCCAAGCCCATCCAGCCGCCGAAGGACGTGACCCTGATGGGCTCGTCCAGCGAGTTCATCAACGTTGCGCCGGGCAACGTCTACGTGCCGCTGGGCAAGTTGAAGCCCGGCCTCTATCTGGTGGAAGCGCTGGTCGGCAAATACCGCGCGACCACCGTGGTGTTCGTTTCCAACAGCGTCGCGGTGAGCAAGATCGCCGGCAACGAGCTGTTGGTGTGGACTGCCCGCAAGCACGAAGGCACGCCAGTGGGGGGCGCCAAGGTGCTGTGGACCGACGGCCTGGGCGTGATGAGCAGCGGCAGCAGCGACGCCGACGGTCTGCTGCGTCTGCAGCACGTCAGCCCCGAGCGCTCCTTCGTGATCGGCGAGGACGAGGAGGGCGGCGTCTTCGTCTCCGAGAACTTCTACTACGACAGCGAAATCTACGACACCAAGCTCTACGCCTTCACCGACCGTCCGCTGTACCGTCCGGGCGACTGGGTGTCGCTGAAGATCGTCGGCCGCGAGTTCAAGAATTCCCGCGAATCGCAGTCGCCGCAGAGCGCGCCACTGCGCCTGTCGGTGATCGACGCCGCCGGCACCACACTGCAGACCCTGGATCTGAAGTACGACGCCAAGAGCGGCACCAACGGTCGCTTCCAGCTGCCGGCCAACGCCGTCGCCGGCGGCTACGAGCTGCGCTTCGACTACCGCGACCAGACCTACAGCAGCGCCTTCCGCGTCGCTGAGTACATCAAGCCGCACTTCGAGATTTCCCTCGACCTCGCCAAGCCGGACTTCAAGACCGGCGAGCCGGTGAAGGGCAACCTGATCCTGCTCTACCCGGACGGCAAGCCGGTGGCCAACGCGCGCCTGGAGCTGAGCCTGCGCGCCCAGCAGCTGTCCATGGTCGACAACGAGCTGCAGTACCTCGGCCAGTTCCCCGTGGAGCTGTCCAGCTCGGAGCTCACTACCGATGCCCAGGGCCGCGCTGCGATCGACCTGCCGGCGGCCGAGAAGCCCAGCCGCTACATGCTCACCGTGTTCGCCAGCGATGGTGCCGCGTACCGCGTGAAGACCAGCAAGGAAATCCTCATCGAGCGTGGCGCCGCGCGCTACCGCGTGAGCGCACCGCAGCGCTTCAGCGCCGCCGGTGACAAGGTCGAGTTCACCTATGCCGCTGAACAGCAGACGCAGGTCCTGCCCACCGCCTACCGCTGGCTGCGTCTGGAAGACCGCAGCAGCGGCGACGGCGCGGTGGCCGACGGCAAGTTCGCCATCACCTTCGACAGGCCCGGCACCTACAGCATCGAGCTGCGCGACAAGGCTGGCCAACTGCTCGGCGGTACCGGCCACTCGGTCAGCGGCGACGGCGTCAAGGCCGTGCCGGGTACCGTGGAGATCGTCCTCGACAAGGCCGAGTACAAGGCCGGCGAGGAAGCCCTGGCGCTGATCACCTTCCCCGAGCCGGTGGACGATGCTCTGCTCTCGCTGGAGCGCGACAAGGTCGAGGCCACCGCACTGCTGTCCAAGGGCGGCGACTGGCTGAAGTTGGAGAGGCTCAACCCGACCCAGTACCGCGCGCGCATTCCGGTGAAGGCCGAATTCTCGCCGAACCTGACTTTCTCCGTGCTCTACACCCGCAGCGGCGACTACAGCTTCCAGAACGCCGGGATCAAGGTCGCCGTGCCGCAGGTGGATATCGCCGTCAGCACCGACAAGGAACGCTACGAGCCGGGTGAGACGGTCACCGTCAACCTTGACACCACCTACGCCGGCAAGCCCGTTTCCAGCCACCTCACCGTGAGCGTGGTGGATGAGATGATCTACGCGCTGCAGCCGGAGATTGCACCGGGAATCGACCAGTTCTTCTACCACCCGCGCCGCAACAACGTGCGCACCAGCGCCAGCCTGTCGTTCATCAGCTACGACGTCGCGCTGCCCGGCACGCCCAGCGCGCCCGGTCGCGCCAACCGCAGCGAACGTGGCGTGAAGGTGCTGGAGCGTCCGCGCCGTGAGGAAGTGGATACCGCCGCCTGGGAGCCGGAGCTGGTCACCGATGCCAACGGCAAGGCGAAGTTCACCTTCCGCATGCCCGACTCCCTGACCCGCTGGCGTATCACCGCCCGCGCCATGGATGACGAAGGGCAGGTTGGCCAGAAGAAGCAGTTCATCCGCTCCGAAAAGCCGCTGTACCTGAAATGGAGCGGCCCGAAACGCTTCCGCACGGGTGATGCGCCGGACCTCGGCCTGTTCGTCTTCAACCAGGGCGAGCAGGACACCAAGGCCGAACTGCTGATTCGCGCCAACGGCGAAGAGAAGACCCAGGCGCTGGAGCTCAAGCGCGGCGTCAACTACATCGCCCTGCCGCAGCAGCCGCTGAGCGACGGTGACTGGAGCGTGGAGCTGCGCCAGGACGGCCAGGTGCGCGACAGCCTCGGCGTGCACTTCAGCCTGGTAGCCGACAGCTGGCAGGTGCTGCAGTCCAAGCCGCTGCAGGTCAACGCGCAGAACACGCCGCTGCAGCTGCCGGCGGATGCTCGTGATGTGACTCTGCGTCTGGACGACAGCGCTCAGGCGCTGCTGCGCGGCAATCTCGACTCACTGCTGAACTACCCCTGGGGCGGCGTCGAGCAGACCGCCAGCCAGCTGCTGCCGCTGAGCATCGCCTACCCGATGCTGGCCAGCGGCGAGCCGCGCGTGCGCGACCGCCTGCGGCTGATCTTGCAGACCAGCCGCCTGCGCCTGGTGCAGATGGCCGGCCCGGATGCCTACTTCACCTGGTGGGGCGGCGAAGACAACGACGCTTTCCTCACCGCCTACGCCTACTACGCCGACTGGTACGCCAGCCGCGCGCTGGAAATCCAGCTGCCGCCGGACCACTGGCAGCGCGTGCTGGAGCTGTATTCCGCACGTGCCACCGCCACGCCGCTGCTGCAGCGCGCACTGATCCTGGCCTTCGCCCGCGACATGCAGTTGCCGGTGCAGACCCTGGTCAGCGGTCTGCTCACCGACCTGGAAAACGCCGGCAACGGCGAGGCGGCGAAATCCGTGAACGACTTCGACAGCGTCGACAGCCTGGTCATGGGTCAGCCGGACTCCGAGCTGGGCCTGGCGGTCGCCCGTGTGCTGGCGGCCAGTCTGGCTGAGCAGAGCAAGGTCGCGCTGCCGCAAGGCTTCGCCAAGCAACTGGATGCCGCTCGCCTGAAGGTCAACACCAGTGAGCAGCCCTTCGCCCGCGCCGTGCAGCTCTACGGCGGCCCGCTGGATGCCAATCGCGCCCGCTCGCTGCTGTTGAGCCTGGCGCCGCAGCAATCTACCGTCGAGCGCGCGCTGGCCCTCGCCTGGATGCAGCGGGCTGTGGCGGCCGCTCCCGCCGCGGAGCTGCCCAAGCCGGTGGCTGACTGGAAGGAAGGCCGAAGCACCACCGGTGACGCGTTCTGGAAGTGGCAGGGCAAGGACGTTCCGGCGCAGCTGGACCTCTCCGCCGCGCCGTCGCGCCCGCTCAATGCCTCCGTCACCTTCCGCAGCGCCGAAGCGCCGGCCAGCCAGTTACCGGTCACCATCAAGCGCCGCCTGCTGCGCCTGGTGCCGGGCGACGACGCCTTCGCCTTCAACGCCGAGGAGCTGGGCGACAAGCCGCTGTCCAGCGACGAGCTGTATCTGGACGAAGTGACCCTGACCACCGAGCAGGCGCAAGCGCTGCGCTACGGCATGCTGGAAGTGCCGCTGCCGCCGGGTGCGGATGTCGAGCGCACCACCTGGGGCCTGCAGATCAGCGGCCTGGGCGGCGTCGAGGCGACCAGCCTGGAGCGCGCGCGCAACGAGCCGGGCGACCTGTTCTACGGCGTGCCGATCGATACCCTGGGCGGCGAGTTGCGCTTCCGTCATCTGGTCCGTTTCTCGCAGAAGGGCGAGTTCGTCTTGCCGCCGGCACGCTACCAGCGCCTCTATGCGCCGCAGGAGCAGGCGCTGGAGCAGCAGCCGGCCCTGGCGAAGATCAAGGTCCAGTAA
- a CDS encoding DUF2138 domain-containing protein, which produces MSDNTPSINQDSTPTPPAAQPPRRGPLIAIGVVAAVLVAGGLALAFGLIPAFHSAPVSNLEAPENPEVVRDLKRPDALIESASLSQLPKAVLEVPLLRDVLTEDFVFYYENNADRLGLTGTLRRIVYEHDLSLKDSVIEELLDQPAQVALWHGADGRLRDFMVVLRRGGLAKLLEPLAKVAADDSQLKKVSEIQVKGAATPVYSLRYGAERSVLFISRGDQMLVLSNPKMLFPAANEGRLGESDAAIAKDLGTLLEGEPLFAKDFGLEPRGELKQRITLGAGALAMGYQRFIPTFAGVRFEQGKEGWHSYLALNEVARQPELDFTPVWQAMPMGASACVALPVTPGLYDSMLVKLGAEQKMAAAFSEHLSGAAGLCWYPDSRLHSPLLAVKLDAPASPELDEQLGKLFGSMIGAYEANVEAGAFEVESRAEGDGRLWQRQVSSRFGQYPASEAENPDQVSGNGFFRVSLLREGNTLLFSIDDKLLDKARNTLAKRFPPLADVLPKDALVPAYLAPKSLSELLQNETLDSLPQDIEPVFRNAADTLLLPRLKTLAGNGSYALTLPAGSEPGGEWQWLPLDWKAL; this is translated from the coding sequence ATGAGCGACAACACCCCCTCCATCAACCAAGACAGCACTCCCACGCCGCCGGCTGCGCAGCCTCCTCGCCGCGGTCCGCTGATCGCCATCGGTGTGGTTGCCGCCGTACTGGTCGCCGGTGGTCTCGCCCTGGCCTTCGGCCTGATTCCGGCCTTCCACTCAGCGCCGGTGAGCAACCTGGAAGCGCCGGAAAACCCGGAGGTGGTGCGCGACCTGAAGCGCCCCGACGCCCTGATCGAGAGCGCCTCGCTCAGCCAGTTGCCCAAGGCCGTACTGGAAGTGCCGCTGCTGCGCGACGTGCTGACAGAGGACTTCGTCTTCTACTACGAGAACAATGCCGACCGCCTGGGCCTGACCGGCACCCTGCGGCGCATCGTCTACGAGCATGATCTGAGCCTGAAGGACAGTGTCATCGAGGAGTTGCTCGACCAGCCGGCCCAGGTCGCCCTGTGGCACGGCGCCGATGGCCGCCTGCGCGACTTCATGGTGGTGCTGCGTCGTGGCGGCCTGGCCAAGCTCCTGGAGCCGCTGGCGAAAGTCGCTGCCGACGATAGCCAGTTGAAGAAGGTATCGGAGATCCAGGTGAAGGGCGCTGCCACGCCGGTCTACAGCCTGCGCTACGGCGCCGAAAGGAGTGTGCTGTTCATTTCCCGTGGCGATCAGATGCTGGTGCTGTCGAATCCGAAGATGCTCTTCCCCGCCGCCAATGAAGGCAGGTTGGGTGAGTCGGACGCCGCCATTGCCAAGGACCTGGGCACGCTCCTCGAAGGTGAGCCGCTGTTCGCCAAGGACTTCGGCCTGGAGCCGCGCGGCGAGTTGAAGCAGCGCATCACCCTGGGTGCCGGTGCCCTTGCCATGGGCTACCAGCGTTTCATCCCGACCTTCGCCGGGGTTCGTTTCGAGCAGGGCAAGGAAGGCTGGCACAGCTACCTGGCGCTCAACGAAGTGGCCCGTCAGCCGGAACTGGATTTCACCCCTGTCTGGCAGGCCATGCCCATGGGCGCCAGCGCCTGCGTGGCGTTGCCGGTCACGCCGGGCCTGTACGACAGCATGCTGGTGAAGCTGGGCGCCGAACAGAAGATGGCCGCGGCCTTCTCCGAGCACCTCTCCGGCGCCGCCGGCCTGTGCTGGTATCCGGATTCGCGCCTGCATTCGCCGCTGCTGGCGGTAAAGCTCGACGCACCCGCCAGCCCGGAACTGGACGAGCAGCTGGGCAAACTGTTCGGCAGCATGATCGGCGCCTACGAGGCCAATGTGGAGGCGGGCGCCTTCGAGGTGGAGAGCCGCGCCGAGGGCGACGGCCGCCTGTGGCAGCGCCAGGTCAGCTCGCGCTTTGGCCAGTACCCGGCCAGCGAGGCGGAGAACCCCGATCAGGTCAGCGGTAACGGCTTCTTCCGCGTCAGCCTGCTGCGCGAGGGCAATACCCTGTTGTTCTCCATCGACGACAAGCTGCTCGACAAGGCTCGCAACACCCTTGCCAAGCGCTTCCCGCCGCTGGCCGACGTGCTGCCCAAGGATGCCCTGGTGCCCGCGTACCTCGCGCCCAAGAGCCTGTCCGAACTGCTCCAGAATGAAACCCTCGACAGCCTTCCGCAGGACATCGAGCCGGTGTTCCGCAATGCCGCCGACACGCTGCTCCTGCCGCGCCTGAAGACCCTCGCCGGCAACGGCTCCTACGCCCTGACCCTGCCTGCCGGCAGCGAGCCCGGTGGCGAGTGGCAGTGGCTGCCGCTGGACTGGAAGGCGCTGTGA
- a CDS encoding DUF2300 domain-containing protein, protein MRACFAGLILLLPFCAFGAPALAQGQSAQLAWRSAQGDELLRLGPQQVLDRQPLPDDLKTPLGSLWKLFVYAWLNDTGQQEPAYQCRGESKEEVYCCAAGQSIERDAALVKSCGLYFQPQRLGIDGEVWQQYWQARHAPAWIAQLDRLAPQTEVPVGELLDQLQHLPAQEQAQKVLLDVSLAADEGRAPALLGGRLRVKTWSWDEAGKREGGFAGWLADGTPLWARGPGTSKTVLANYGNAIGAALPAPWPRDPGRCVEVSLFSRYPLKEVYDARNQPATEGLLDGSQNVLFANGVRLDVNSHGDLFLERGAAGPRLTARLSREEYVARVLDREASATPPEAAKALAVTIRTYLLQNAAPRGDCLSIDDSSQRQRVAPRPASEAARGIAAWTADLVLAGGTVTYHSDEAGQSKLSWRDAQEQAAQGLRYDAILARAFPRTSLSRWSNPSAACQPLPEAERWLRAQRRNWRPRLEGEPGYEELQSFAVCRLSSGRPYVDRERQRIFVRGLYSQQDRLDLTHEYLHLAFQAHPNGQDEGYVESLARRLILE, encoded by the coding sequence ATGCGTGCGTGCTTCGCCGGGCTGATCCTGCTGTTGCCGTTCTGTGCCTTCGGAGCGCCTGCTCTGGCACAAGGGCAGTCGGCGCAGCTGGCCTGGCGCAGCGCGCAGGGTGACGAACTGCTGCGCCTCGGGCCGCAGCAGGTACTCGATCGTCAGCCGTTGCCCGATGATCTCAAGACTCCGCTGGGCAGCCTGTGGAAGCTGTTCGTCTATGCCTGGCTGAACGATACCGGCCAGCAGGAGCCGGCCTACCAGTGCCGTGGCGAGAGCAAGGAAGAAGTCTATTGCTGTGCGGCGGGGCAGAGCATCGAGCGCGATGCCGCGCTGGTGAAGTCCTGTGGCCTGTACTTCCAGCCGCAGCGCCTGGGCATCGACGGCGAAGTCTGGCAGCAGTACTGGCAGGCGCGCCATGCCCCGGCCTGGATCGCGCAGCTGGACCGTCTGGCGCCGCAGACCGAAGTCCCGGTCGGCGAGTTGCTCGATCAGCTGCAGCACCTGCCCGCTCAGGAACAGGCGCAGAAGGTGTTGCTGGATGTCAGTCTCGCCGCCGACGAAGGCCGTGCCCCGGCCTTGCTGGGGGGACGCCTGCGGGTGAAGACCTGGAGCTGGGATGAGGCTGGCAAGCGCGAAGGCGGCTTTGCCGGGTGGCTGGCTGACGGCACGCCGCTCTGGGCGCGCGGGCCGGGTACCAGCAAGACGGTGCTGGCGAATTACGGCAACGCCATCGGCGCTGCGCTGCCTGCTCCCTGGCCTCGTGATCCGGGGCGTTGCGTGGAGGTCAGCCTGTTCAGCCGCTATCCGCTGAAAGAGGTCTACGACGCGCGCAATCAGCCTGCCACCGAAGGCTTGCTGGACGGTTCGCAGAATGTCCTGTTCGCCAATGGCGTTCGGCTCGACGTGAACAGCCATGGCGATCTGTTCCTTGAGCGCGGCGCCGCTGGCCCGCGCCTGACTGCGCGCCTGTCCCGCGAGGAATACGTGGCCCGCGTACTCGACCGCGAGGCCTCCGCCACGCCGCCGGAAGCGGCCAAGGCGCTGGCGGTGACCATCCGTACCTACCTGCTGCAGAACGCCGCGCCGCGTGGTGACTGCCTGAGCATCGATGACAGCAGCCAGCGCCAGCGCGTCGCACCGCGCCCGGCCAGCGAAGCTGCGCGGGGTATCGCCGCCTGGACCGCCGATCTGGTATTGGCTGGCGGCACTGTCACCTACCACTCGGACGAGGCGGGGCAGTCGAAATTATCCTGGCGCGACGCCCAGGAGCAGGCCGCCCAGGGGCTGCGCTACGACGCGATCCTCGCCCGCGCTTTCCCGCGCACCAGCCTGAGCCGCTGGAGCAACCCGTCTGCCGCGTGCCAGCCGCTGCCCGAGGCCGAGCGCTGGCTGCGGGCGCAGCGCCGCAATTGGCGGCCACGCCTGGAAGGCGAGCCGGGTTATGAGGAATTGCAGTCCTTCGCCGTGTGCCGCCTGAGCAGCGGACGGCCCTATGTCGACCGCGAACGCCAGCGCATCTTCGTGCGTGGCCTGTACTCCCAGCAGGACCGGCTCGACCTGACTCATGAATACCTGCACCTGGCTTTCCAGGCGCACCCCAATGGACAAGACGAGGGCTACGTGGAAAGCCTGGCCCGTCGCCTGATACTGGAATGA
- a CDS encoding YfaP family protein yields MHLTRRNLCAASCLPACLLAAVVAAEPSAELSSPTAGWRYSGLTDDVNAPRVAYPTPPIDRGAVRGRSLIEGHLREVAGVDRAQRLVVNGNPLPLYTDADGKFVRPYNFGAGSNSVAVSSDQGKSLKRIQFYEANNGRVPPRIRLVLGWNDPKAELDLHIVTPDGQHAFWAHPRLSNGGGLDPDGVDGPGPEMFTMAAPLHGTYLVYVNYWGNYNASQGYNFQEGNHEQDVITAEINLVFNENTVNEKRETFVVPMRTIGDLVLVKTFNY; encoded by the coding sequence ATGCATCTCACGCGCCGGAACCTGTGTGCCGCTTCCTGTCTTCCAGCCTGTCTGCTGGCGGCCGTGGTCGCTGCCGAGCCGAGCGCCGAGCTGAGCAGTCCAACCGCCGGCTGGCGCTACTCCGGCCTGACCGATGACGTGAACGCCCCGCGCGTGGCTTATCCCACGCCGCCGATCGACCGTGGCGCCGTTCGTGGTCGCAGCCTGATCGAAGGCCACCTGCGCGAAGTGGCCGGCGTCGACCGCGCCCAACGCCTGGTCGTCAACGGCAATCCGCTGCCCCTGTATACCGACGCCGACGGCAAGTTCGTCCGCCCCTATAACTTTGGCGCGGGCAGCAACAGCGTCGCGGTGAGCAGCGACCAGGGCAAATCCCTCAAGCGCATCCAGTTCTACGAGGCCAACAACGGCCGGGTGCCGCCACGCATTCGCCTGGTACTGGGTTGGAACGACCCCAAGGCGGAACTCGACCTGCATATCGTCACCCCGGATGGCCAGCATGCTTTCTGGGCTCACCCGCGCCTGAGCAATGGCGGCGGCCTCGACCCGGATGGCGTCGACGGCCCCGGCCCGGAAATGTTCACCATGGCCGCGCCGCTCCACGGCACCTACCTGGTCTACGTGAACTACTGGGGCAACTACAACGCCAGCCAGGGTTACAACTTCCAGGAAGGTAACCACGAGCAGGACGTGATCACCGCCGAGATCAACCTGGTGTTCAACGAAAACACCGTCAACGAGAAGCGCGAGACCTTCGTGGTGCCCATGCGCACCATCGGCGATCTGGTGCTGGTGAAGACCTTCAACTACTGA